A single window of Rhipicephalus microplus isolate Deutch F79 chromosome 5, USDA_Rmic, whole genome shotgun sequence DNA harbors:
- the LOC142817930 gene encoding uncharacterized protein LOC142817930 isoform X1, producing MSTTKKKTQRWCFVPGCNTGYYNSSGEKVSLFRAPTCSVLFDKWIRAIPRADKQLDENSAVCEKHFDPRFVVRTFKHRINGEDVYMPRAVPTLTNDAVPTIFPNLPKYLTKALPKERKRRKSVAESAVSSKRISVNHDNVEEGSAIDHDVIVSEQNVMLTEQLHSLSAMLHRPSELWSMQKFEQTNALCYQTAKLDRDLTPPVIHNKIVLFEAEEGAAAQCSIFLNGFLFKKSGCQTVSQAQDLLKYADTLTPCVGIGTMEEFQPLNLESKAKLSQNRVFSLSCDGSSSISLQDGSSGRCTACRKCRNLLKARLLRLKKKKTKRPLARTAAQRLKWAVRTLKKKKMKLLTLQDALKKMREKTSQIIASVLEEKLKLLPKKQRAAVQACFDAAKRRSLRGYNYNKEWLLECIILRMKSARLYEHLRAHRILVLPSRACLQKYIKVCDCIWCAV from the exons ATGTCAACGACAAAAAAGAAGACGCAACGTTGGTGCTTTGTGCCTGGCTGCAACACTGGATATTATAATTCTTCAGGAGAGAAAGTTTCCCTTTTCCGAGCTCCCACGTGTAGTGTGCTGTTCGACAAATGGATTCGTGCTATTCCAAGAGCGGACAAACAGCTTGACGAGAACTCCGCAGTGTGCGAGAAGCACTTCGACCCAAG atttgtcgtgcGTACGTTCAAACATAGGATTAATGGTGAAGATGTATACATGCCGCGCGCTGTGCCGACCTTAACAAATGACGCCGTGCCGACGATTTTTCCTAATTTGCCTAAATACTTGACGAAAGCTCTGCCCAAGGAGAGAAAGAGACGGAAAAGCGTGGCTGAAAGTGCTGTTTCGAGTAAAAGAATTAGTGTGAACCACGACAATGTCGAAGAAGGCTCAGCGATTGACCATGACGTGATCGTTTCAGAACAGAACGTCATGTTGACCGAACAGCTGCATTCCTTAAGTGCTATGCTTCACCGTCCTAGCGAGTTGTGGTCGATGCAGAAGTTCGAGCAAACGAATGCATTATGCTACCAGACCGCTAAATTGGACAGAGATTTAACACCTCCTGTTATTCacaacaagatagtgttgtttgaagCTGAGGAAGGAGCAGCTGCTCAGTGCAGCATCTTTCTGAACGGGTTCCTATTCAAAAAAAGTGGCTGTCAGACAGTGAGCCAAGCACAGGATCTTCTCAAGTATGCAGACACATTGACACCCTGCGTAGGAATTGGGACAATGGAAGAGTTCCAACCACTGAATTTGGAAAGCAAGGCGAAGCTATCTCAAAATCGTGTCTTCTCCCTTTCTTGCGATGGTTCCTCATCGATTTCGCTACAAG ATGGCTCATCTGGACGTTGTACTGCCTGCAGAAAATGCAGAAACCTTCTGAAGGCTCGTCTGCtccgtctaaaaaaaaaaaagactaagcgGCCACTTGCAAGAACAGCTGCACAACGACTGAAATGGGCTGTTCGtacgttgaagaaaaagaaaatgaagctgcTTACCTTGCAGGATGCCCTGAAGAAGATGCGAGAAAAGACTTCACAAATCATTGCATCTGTGTTAGAGGAAAAG CTGAAACTTCTTCCAAAAAAGCAACGGGCTGCGGTGCAGGCTTGTTTTGACGCTGCCAAACGAAGGTCCTTGCGCGGATATAACTACAATAAAGAATGGCTCCTTGAGTGCATCATCCTCAGAATGAAAAGTGCACGACTGTATGAGCATCTTAGAGCACACAGAATTCTTGTCCTGCCAAGCCGTGCTTGCCTTCAAAAATACATCAAGGTATGTGATTGCATATGGTGTGCAGTATAG
- the LOC142817930 gene encoding uncharacterized protein LOC142817930 isoform X2, whose translation MSTTKKKTQRWCFVPGCNTGYYNSSGEKVSLFRAPTCSVLFDKWIRAIPRADKQLDENSAVCEKHFDPRFVVRTFKHRINGEDVYMPRAVPTLTNDAVPTIFPNLPKYLTKALPKERKRRKSVAESAVSSKRISVNHDNVEEGSAIDHDVIVSEQNVMLTEQLHSLSAMLHRPSELWSMQKFEQTNALCYQTAKLDRDLTPPVIHNKIVLFEAEEGAAAQCSIFLNGFLFKKSGCQTVSQAQDLLKYADTLTPCVGIGTMEEFQPLNLESKAKLSQNRVFSLSCDGSSSISLQDGSSGRCTACRKCRNLLKARLLRLKKKKTKRPLARTAAQRLKWAVRTLKKKKMKLLTLQDALKKMREKTSQIIASVLEEKVHCPIKLL comes from the exons ATGTCAACGACAAAAAAGAAGACGCAACGTTGGTGCTTTGTGCCTGGCTGCAACACTGGATATTATAATTCTTCAGGAGAGAAAGTTTCCCTTTTCCGAGCTCCCACGTGTAGTGTGCTGTTCGACAAATGGATTCGTGCTATTCCAAGAGCGGACAAACAGCTTGACGAGAACTCCGCAGTGTGCGAGAAGCACTTCGACCCAAG atttgtcgtgcGTACGTTCAAACATAGGATTAATGGTGAAGATGTATACATGCCGCGCGCTGTGCCGACCTTAACAAATGACGCCGTGCCGACGATTTTTCCTAATTTGCCTAAATACTTGACGAAAGCTCTGCCCAAGGAGAGAAAGAGACGGAAAAGCGTGGCTGAAAGTGCTGTTTCGAGTAAAAGAATTAGTGTGAACCACGACAATGTCGAAGAAGGCTCAGCGATTGACCATGACGTGATCGTTTCAGAACAGAACGTCATGTTGACCGAACAGCTGCATTCCTTAAGTGCTATGCTTCACCGTCCTAGCGAGTTGTGGTCGATGCAGAAGTTCGAGCAAACGAATGCATTATGCTACCAGACCGCTAAATTGGACAGAGATTTAACACCTCCTGTTATTCacaacaagatagtgttgtttgaagCTGAGGAAGGAGCAGCTGCTCAGTGCAGCATCTTTCTGAACGGGTTCCTATTCAAAAAAAGTGGCTGTCAGACAGTGAGCCAAGCACAGGATCTTCTCAAGTATGCAGACACATTGACACCCTGCGTAGGAATTGGGACAATGGAAGAGTTCCAACCACTGAATTTGGAAAGCAAGGCGAAGCTATCTCAAAATCGTGTCTTCTCCCTTTCTTGCGATGGTTCCTCATCGATTTCGCTACAAG ATGGCTCATCTGGACGTTGTACTGCCTGCAGAAAATGCAGAAACCTTCTGAAGGCTCGTCTGCtccgtctaaaaaaaaaaaagactaagcgGCCACTTGCAAGAACAGCTGCACAACGACTGAAATGGGCTGTTCGtacgttgaagaaaaagaaaatgaagctgcTTACCTTGCAGGATGCCCTGAAGAAGATGCGAGAAAAGACTTCACAAATCATTGCATCTGTGTTAGAGGAAAAGGTACACTGTCCCATTAAGTTGTTATAG